The window TTGAAAGCGTCCGATTTGGTTCAACTGAAATTGATTTCACCAAACTGTATCGTGACTTTTTAAGCTTCAATCCTGCCCTGTACCAAGCATTTAAAGAAGGCTATAAAAGCATCAGACCATTAATCGATTTAGAGGTTGTGTTGCCTTTTTATCTATTTACCGATGCATTCAACAGTATTGGCTGGTCTAAACGTCGAGGAATAGAGAAAAATGCGGTATTTCTAGAAGAAAATTTAATGAGGTTGAGGAAATTTCTATGACAGTTAATGAAGATATTTTCAATTTAAAATCACAGCTTACTCAGTTAGATGTAACATAGGTAGATGACTTAGGCTTGCTAATTAATAATATGTTAAGCCATATTGGTTCTGTGGATTCGGAACTAAGGGACAACCTTATCTATCCAACATTTATGAAGCTTATTGAACAAGAAAGATTAACTAGAAATCAATTTCAAAATCTATTTGAAGCTTGCTTAGATGATAATCATTTGTTTTATAAGATTGGAGAGAAAAACACAGACTCTGTATTTACAAGGTCTTTTTCATCGTTGGTGGTAGCTGGTCTTTTGTTTAAGGATAGCCAATTAGAGTTGTTAACGAAAGAATCTTTTGCGGTTGCATTAGATAAGAGTGTGTCTTACTTAATAAGTGAACAGGATACAAGAGGTTATGTAGATGAAAAGGGATGGGCACATAGTGTGGCACATGGGTCGGACTTGTTAGTCTCAATAGTTAAACATTCGAAATTTAGGATAGAGGATTCCATTATTATATTGGATACAATTCATAATTGCCTATTTAAAGACGCAACATATACTGATGAAGAAGATGAACGTTTGGTTTTTGTTATACAGGCCCAGTTTGAAAGGAATCTGGACGAAAAGATATTGGAAAAATGGATTCTTCAAATACTTAAAGACCTTGAATTAATTTACTTCAATGAAGGCTTCTCTAATAAATATTTCCGAACCAAATTCAACATTACAAACTTCCTAAAATCGCTATATTTCATTATTGGTTTTAAAAACGAGAAATCAAATATTAGAGAGCTGATTAATAGAAGTTTGAAAGAACTTCATCAAAAGCTATATGGTGTATAGTATAAAAGATTTATTACATTTATTAACCAACTATTATAACCCCTCCTTCATTTATCTAAGGCTGAAGTAGGGGTTCTTTTTTCTTAAAAATATTATTACCCATTATTATAATCTATTGAATTTTCAGTCTGATAGGCATATAATCGAAAAAAAGAATGAGAGAGAAGTATTTGAAATAAAAACTAGAATTTAGAGAAGAACTAATTGATGTGATGAGGATGTTATATGATGAAATTGAATAGTAAAGGTTTGTTTGCCCATTCGATTAAAAGGAAACTACTAACTGTTTCTATTTTACTACTATCTATTCCGATGATTATTTTAGGTATTTTGAGCTATCAAAAAAGTAGTAGCAGTTTAAGTGAGCTTGGCGAGACGAACTTAAAAAATAGTGTTGAATACACAATTGAGTTAATGAACGTACTAAACGAACAGGTTGAAAATGGGGATCTTACATTAGATGAGGCGAAAGAAAAAGTAAAGTTAGCCATTCTTGGAGAGATGCAAGAAGATAACACAAGACCGATTAACAAAAATCTAGACTTAGGCGAAAATGGGTATGTATTTATCTCTGATAAAGAAGGGAATCTGATTGCGCACCCAACAAGCGAAGGTAGTAACCTTTGGGATAAACAAGATATAAACGGTAAAAATTACGCACAAGAATTTATAAAAAATGGATTAAATGGTGGAGGCTTTACCAATTATTTTTACCCTCTTCCTAATAATCAGGAACAAATAGAGGAAAAAGTAACCTACTCAAAAGCTTTCGACGATTGGGGCTGGGTAGTTGTTGCAGGTACGTACATGATGGATTTTAACCAACCTGCAAATGAGATTTTCCAATTAAATTTAATTATTATAGGTATAACATTAGTGATTGGTATTTTGATTATTTGGTTCTTTGCAAATCACGTTTCCAGCCCTATAAAAAAAGTAACAGAACAAATGGCATACATAGCAGATGGAGACCTAACCCGTCATCAACTTGAAATCAAATCAAAGGATGAAACGGGTCAATTAGCTAATGGCATCAATAGCCTTCAAAATAAATTGAAAAATATGATTCAAAATATTTCTCAAGCATCGCAATTGATTACAGGACATAGTGAGGAACTGACGCAATCTGCAAATGAAGTGAAGATAGGGGCAGAACAAGTTGCTAGAACAATGGAGGAAATCGCTTTTGGTACAGAGGCACAGGCAAGTCACGCATCAGATCTTTCCTCATCAATGGGAACTTATGTAGAGAAAGTAGAAGAAGCCAATGAAAATGGTGAAAGAATCCATCAGTCATCTCATGAAGTATTACAATTAACAGAAGGTGGATCTCAGTTAATGCTGCAATCGATTGAACAGATGGCAAGTATTGACCGAATTGTCCATGAGTCTGTTTTAAAGGTTCAACAATTAGATATTCAATCAAATGAAATTTCAAAATTAGTCACGGTAATAAGAGAAGTAGCAGAACAAACAAACCTTTTAGCACTGAATGCGGCGATAGAAGCAGCTCGTGCTGGCGAACAGGGACGAGGATTTGCAGTAGTAGCCGAGGAAGTGAAAAAGCTCGCGGAACAAGTAGCAAATTCTGTTTCGGAAATTACACAAATCGTAGGAAGAATTCAAACAGATTCTTCAGAAGTAGCAAATGCCTTACAAACAGGCTATACAGAAGTGGAAAAGGGCACGAGTCAACTTAAAGCAACAGGCGAGACCTTCGAGAACATTAGTGCATCTGTAAAACTAATGGTTGAAAATATCCAGACGGTTAGTGAAAGTTTAATGATTATCAAATCAACTAGTCAGGAAATGAACTCATCGATTGAAGAAATTGCGTCAATCTCGGAAGAATCAGCGGCAGGCGTAGAACAAACCTCTGCCTCAACACAGCAAACAAGCAGTTCTATGGAAGAAGTAGCAGCGAGTTCTGAGGAACTTGAGAAATTAGCCATGGAATTAAATAACCTAATTCAACAATTCAAGCTGAATTAGCTACAAAATAGTGCCATGAAAGGGTACTAGGGGTGCATGTGCAGCCTCTAGTGCCTTTTATATTAATTTAAATTACCAGAAAGATAATCTTTCACGTAACAATTGCTGCATTTGCATTAGTAGTTTATGAAAGAGTTATAATATTGTACTTTTTTACAAGGATACGAAGTACACTTTTCGGCTTAAATTAAGATAAAGTATTAAATAAAAATGAAAGTTATTTAAAGTGGTATGGGAGAAGATAAAATTGAAGGACAACTTAAAATCTAACAATCAATTACCAAAAGGCGATTTAAGTGGTTGGAACAATAGAGAATATATCGAGGAACTAATAAAACGATATTCCCAACATAATGATCCTGATTACGCCAATTGGTCAAAAAATTACATGAGGAATCAGTTTGAATTCTTAGGGATTCGAACACCGATACGCAAAAAACTAACAAAACAGTTTTTAATGGAATTCGGTGTCCCGTCAAAAGAAAACCTACCAGTTGTAATCTTTACATTATGGGAGCAGCCAGAAAGAGAGTATCAAAAAGCAGCTCTCGATATACTTGAAAAAGTAAAAAAGACGCTCACTCCTGAAGATATGCCATGGCTAAGCTCTTTAATCGTTAATAAGTCATGGTGGGATACAGTAGATGTGCTCTCTCCTAATATAATGGGCCATATGTTTAATTCTTTCCCGGAGCTAATCGCCCAATATGCAGACCAGTGGATGATGGATGAAAATTTTTGGCTACAAAGAGCGGCGATTCTATTTCAACTTAAGTATAAGAATAGAACGGATGAAAGTCGCTTGTATCGATACATTCTCTCTAGGGCTGATAGTGAGGAATTCTTTGTCCAAAAAGCGATTGGATGGGTGCTGCGGGAATATGCGAAAACAAACCCTACAAGTGTAAAAGTGTTTGTTATTTCAAACAAATTAAAGCCACTTAGCAAGCGCGAGGCGTTAAAGAATTTATGAGCTATGTAGTGTGTGGTGAGTTGAATATTAATGTTAAAATGGATGTATAAAAATAATTACTGGAAATGAATTTCAAGTAAAGAATAGTACAGAAAAGGGATAAAAATGACATTACAACAATTAAAATATGTAATAGAAGTTGCTAGAAGTCGGTCGATTAACAAAGCGGCACAAAACCTGTTTATTAGTCAACCAAGCCTTTCCAATGCATTAAAAGAGTTAGAGGAAGAAGTAGGGATTACAATTTTTTTGCGATCTAATAAGGGGATACAGATTACTCCTGAAGGATCGGAGTTTCTAGGTTACGCTAGGCAAGTAGTTGAGCAGGCAGAACTTCTGGAGAATCGTTATACGAAAACAAATTCTCCACAGCAACATTTTTCTGTATCTGCTCAGCACTATGCTTTTGCGGTTAGTGCCTTTGTTCGTCTATTAAAAGATTATGATATAGAGGAATACGAGTTTAGTCTACGAGAAACAAAGACATATGAAATCATTGATGATGTCAAGAATCTCCGAAGTGAGATTGGTATTTTGTATGTCAATGAATTTAATAAAAAGGTCATTCACAAATTTTTAAGAGAAGGAAATTTACAATTCCATGAGCTATTTACAGCAAAGCCACACGTTTTTATTAGCTCAGCAAATCCACTCTCTGCAAAGGAGTATGTTACCTTATCGGATTTGGATCCTTACCCGTATCTTTCATATGAACAGGGGGATTACAATTCATTTTACTTTTCGGAGGAAATTCTCAGCACTCTAACTAGGCCGAAAAATATCCGGGTTACGGATCGTGCAACTTTATTTAACTTACTGATTGGGTTAAATGGCTATACCATTTCAACAGGTGTTATCAGCCATAAATTAAATAGTAAAGACATTATAGCTGTTCCCTTAATGGTAGACGAGCGGATCCATGTAGGGTATATTACGCATAAAAATGTGACAAATAGTACGTTGGCGAATACTTATATTCAATATCTAAAAGAGTCGATTGAAGAAGAACTCCATTAGTTATAGGTAAAAGCTATAGTGAGGAATAGTTTTTATATGTTACATTATAATAATTTCCCTATGCTACACTAACCTTACCTTAAGAAAAGCGATTTTATAGAAGGAAAGAGGGAGATTAGTAATGACGAAAACACTAGTAAAAGCTCCATTTAGAGCAGATCATGTTGGAAGTTTATTAAGACCTGAAAGAATTCATAAGGCTAGAAAGGATTTTCAAGAAGGCATCATTACGAATCAAGAACTGCATGCAATCGAAACTGAAGAAATTACAAAAATCGTTGATAAGCAAATCGAAGTTGGACTACAAGCTGTTACGGACGGCGAATTCCGCCGCCGATTCTGGCATACAGATTTCCTTGAACATTTAAATGGGGTTGAGGGTTACATTCCAGAATCAGGCTTCGCATTCAAAGGGGAAGAAACAGAGCGATACGATGTACGAGTAATCGGGAGAATCTCGTTTAACCCAGATCACCCACATATCAAAGAATTTATCGAGTTTAAAGAAATTGTTGGTGACCGTGCTGTTGCAAAACAAACAATACCGAGTCCAAACCAATTATTTAACGCGGGTATTCGTAATCTAGAAATCTATCCGGACCTTGAAGAATATACAAAGGATGTCATCCAAACATACCGTGAGGCCATCAAGGCTTTCTATGATGCTGGCTGCCGTTATTTGCAGCTAGATGATGTCTATATTGCGGGTCTGAATGCTCCAGACATTCCATTCAATGATAGCGGCTATTCTCGTGAACAATTAATTGATTTAGCTCTTCGTGTTGCCAATGGCGTTCTAGAAGATAAACCAGAAGATCTAATCATTACGACTCACCTTTGCCGTGGGAACTATCGCTCTAAATGGGCATTTGAAGGCAGTTATGCGAAGATTGCGCCAACATTATTCGCAAAAGAGAAAGTAGACGGCTTCTTCTTAGAATATGATGATGATCGTTCTGGCGACTTCGGACCACTAGAACATATCCCAAATGGTGGCGCACAAGTGGTGTTGGGGGTATTCACATCCAAACACGGAGAATTGGAAGATAAGGAAAATATTAAAGCACGTATTGAAGAGGCAACAAAATATGTGCCATTAGAGCAATTATGCATCAGTCCACAATGTGGATTTGCTTCTACTCATCATGGAAATATTTTGACTGAGGATGAGCAATGGGCGAAGTTGAAGTATATTGTCGATATTTCGAAAGAGATTTGGGGATAAGCTTTTTAACTAAACTTCGATTCATCGCTGTTTTGGAAAATGAAATATGCTAGTCAGAATCCATTTTGATATTCTTTCAAAATGGATTCTTTTAATTTTCTGAATGCAGATTTAATACTGTATAATACTTAAACTCTACTTAAAAACTACCACTTGACCCTAAAAAGAAGGGGGTGTCACTGAAAAGAGAATACTGACTTGCTCGTCGGCAGGATTACTCCACATATGCAGAGCTTGGGCTGGAATTTTTACACTATCACCGGTCATTAAAGTATACTCATCTCCTAAAAGTGATAATTGGATAGGTCCTTTTACTACATAAGCAACTTCTTCTCCCTTATGAGACATGGGAGTTTCCGAAGAGGATTTACCTGGCTTTAAATGCATGATCGCAGTAGCTATCTGACTAGTAAAGTCAGGGGATACTAATTCATATTCTAAACCATCGATTATGATTTGCTTACGTTCCTCTTTTCTCACCACAAGCTCTCTTGTATCCAATTCGTCCATTAAAAATGTAAATACAGGTACATCTAATACCTTCGCAAGCGATTTTAATGTCTGTATCGATGAGTTACTATGTCCTTTTTCGATTTGACTCAGCATGGATGGCGTGATGTCTGCTTGCTTTGCTAGTTCTCTTAGGGAAAGCCCTGCATTCTTCCGATATTGTTCAACCTTTAATCCAATAAACGATTGACTCAT is drawn from Lysinibacillus sp. SGAir0095 and contains these coding sequences:
- a CDS encoding DNA alkylation repair protein yields the protein MKDNLKSNNQLPKGDLSGWNNREYIEELIKRYSQHNDPDYANWSKNYMRNQFEFLGIRTPIRKKLTKQFLMEFGVPSKENLPVVIFTLWEQPEREYQKAALDILEKVKKTLTPEDMPWLSSLIVNKSWWDTVDVLSPNIMGHMFNSFPELIAQYADQWMMDENFWLQRAAILFQLKYKNRTDESRLYRYILSRADSEEFFVQKAIGWVLREYAKTNPTSVKVFVISNKLKPLSKREALKNL
- a CDS encoding 5-methyltetrahydropteroyltriglutamate--homocysteine S-methyltransferase; protein product: MTKTLVKAPFRADHVGSLLRPERIHKARKDFQEGIITNQELHAIETEEITKIVDKQIEVGLQAVTDGEFRRRFWHTDFLEHLNGVEGYIPESGFAFKGEETERYDVRVIGRISFNPDHPHIKEFIEFKEIVGDRAVAKQTIPSPNQLFNAGIRNLEIYPDLEEYTKDVIQTYREAIKAFYDAGCRYLQLDDVYIAGLNAPDIPFNDSGYSREQLIDLALRVANGVLEDKPEDLIITTHLCRGNYRSKWAFEGSYAKIAPTLFAKEKVDGFFLEYDDDRSGDFGPLEHIPNGGAQVVLGVFTSKHGELEDKENIKARIEEATKYVPLEQLCISPQCGFASTHHGNILTEDEQWAKLKYIVDISKEIWG
- a CDS encoding LysR family transcriptional regulator encodes the protein MTLQQLKYVIEVARSRSINKAAQNLFISQPSLSNALKELEEEVGITIFLRSNKGIQITPEGSEFLGYARQVVEQAELLENRYTKTNSPQQHFSVSAQHYAFAVSAFVRLLKDYDIEEYEFSLRETKTYEIIDDVKNLRSEIGILYVNEFNKKVIHKFLREGNLQFHELFTAKPHVFISSANPLSAKEYVTLSDLDPYPYLSYEQGDYNSFYFSEEILSTLTRPKNIRVTDRATLFNLLIGLNGYTISTGVISHKLNSKDIIAVPLMVDERIHVGYITHKNVTNSTLANTYIQYLKESIEEELH
- a CDS encoding helix-turn-helix domain-containing protein, with protein sequence MSQSFIGLKVEQYRKNAGLSLRELAKQADITPSMLSQIEKGHSNSSIQTLKSLAKVLDVPVFTFLMDELDTRELVVRKEERKQIIIDGLEYELVSPDFTSQIATAIMHLKPGKSSSETPMSHKGEEVAYVVKGPIQLSLLGDEYTLMTGDSVKIPAQALHMWSNPADEQVSILFSVTPPSF
- a CDS encoding methyl-accepting chemotaxis protein; the protein is MMKLNSKGLFAHSIKRKLLTVSILLLSIPMIILGILSYQKSSSSLSELGETNLKNSVEYTIELMNVLNEQVENGDLTLDEAKEKVKLAILGEMQEDNTRPINKNLDLGENGYVFISDKEGNLIAHPTSEGSNLWDKQDINGKNYAQEFIKNGLNGGGFTNYFYPLPNNQEQIEEKVTYSKAFDDWGWVVVAGTYMMDFNQPANEIFQLNLIIIGITLVIGILIIWFFANHVSSPIKKVTEQMAYIADGDLTRHQLEIKSKDETGQLANGINSLQNKLKNMIQNISQASQLITGHSEELTQSANEVKIGAEQVARTMEEIAFGTEAQASHASDLSSSMGTYVEKVEEANENGERIHQSSHEVLQLTEGGSQLMLQSIEQMASIDRIVHESVLKVQQLDIQSNEISKLVTVIREVAEQTNLLALNAAIEAARAGEQGRGFAVVAEEVKKLAEQVANSVSEITQIVGRIQTDSSEVANALQTGYTEVEKGTSQLKATGETFENISASVKLMVENIQTVSESLMIIKSTSQEMNSSIEEIASISEESAAGVEQTSASTQQTSSSMEEVAASSEELEKLAMELNNLIQQFKLN
- a CDS encoding DUF2785 domain-containing protein, yielding MLINNMLSHIGSVDSELRDNLIYPTFMKLIEQERLTRNQFQNLFEACLDDNHLFYKIGEKNTDSVFTRSFSSLVVAGLLFKDSQLELLTKESFAVALDKSVSYLISEQDTRGYVDEKGWAHSVAHGSDLLVSIVKHSKFRIEDSIIILDTIHNCLFKDATYTDEEDERLVFVIQAQFERNLDEKILEKWILQILKDLELIYFNEGFSNKYFRTKFNITNFLKSLYFIIGFKNEKSNIRELINRSLKELHQKLYGV